The sequence AGACATGCGCAACGATCTGCGCGCGCTAAACCGCACCATTCCCGACGCGACCAAGGGGTTCGGCACCCTGTCCAAAGCGGTGAAGGAAAACGGCGTTCTCGACCTGAAAACCAAGGAATTCGTAGCCCTTGGCATCTCGATCGCGGTGCGCTGCGAGCCCTGCATCATCTTTCACGTCGAGGCCGCGATCAACGCCGGCACCACGCGCGAGGAACTGGGCGATGTTCTGGCCATGGCCGTGCAGATGGGCGGGGGCCCGTCGCTGATGTATGCCGCCAAGGCGCTGGCGGTCTATGACGAGATGACCGGCACCTGATCGGCGGCGGCCCATAGGCGCGCAAACCGAAGGGGGGAACAGAGGGTGCGCGCGCAAAGGCCCTAACGCAAGGAAACTGTTCGCAATTCCCGGCGCGTCCCGTATGGTCGCGCCGGGATTTCCGTTTTGAGGGATGTTTGCATGGCCGTGACCGACGCGTTTGCCCCCGAGGGTCTTTTTGCAGTCCTCGAAGAGGCCGGCCCCCTTGCAGAGCTTGCGCGCCGCCCCGTGCCGCGCGGCACAAGGCTGATCGCCGAGGGGACCGAAGCGCGCGCCATGTACCTGGTCGAGACCGGGCGGTTCCGCGTCGAGCGCGACGGCATCCCGCTGGCCGAAATCGGGGCGGGCGGCGTGCTGGGCGAGATCGCGTTTTTCACCGGCCAGACCCGCAGCGCCGATGTGATCGCCGCGCGCGACTCGGTCGTCGTGGAGATCGACCGCGCCACCTATGACGCCCTGTGCGACGCGGTGCCCGACCTTGCCCATGCCATCAGCGCGGAACTGGCACGGCGGCTTGCCGCCACCTCGGCGCGCGTGGTGCCCGATCCGGGGCGCCCCCCGGCCCGGACCTTCTGTCTCGTTCCGGCCGCGCACGCCCCCCTGCCCGCGCGTTTCGTGCCGGAACTTGCCAAGGTGATCGGCACCTATCACAGCGTCGCAACGGTGACCGAGGCGGATTTCCGGGCGGCCCTGCCCGCCGGGACCGCCCCCGACAGCCCCGAGGCGATCACATGGCTGAACGCGCAGGAACGCGCCGCCGATATCGTCCTGTTCGTCGCCACCCCCGAGGCCGAGGAGTGGTCGCGCGCCGCGCTGAAACAGGCCGATCAGGCGGTGATCGTGGCACAGGCCATCCGGTTCGAGCCGCCCTCGCAACTCGAGGCGATGGCACTCGATCTGTTGCCGCAGGATCAGAGACGCCTCGTGCTGATTCATCCGCACCGAATGCAGCACGCCACCGGCACGGCGCGGTGGCTGGACTCGCGCCCCGTCTTTCTGCATCACCACGTCGCCCTGACCGATGACGCCGAGGATATCGCGCGGCTTGGGCGGTTTCTGTCCGGGCAGGCCATCGGCATGGTGCTGTCGGGCGGCGGGGCGTTCGGCGTCGCGCATGTGGGCATCTGGCGCGCCCTGCGCGAGGCGGGCCTGCCGCTGGATATTGTCGGGGGCACCTCGGTCGGGGCGGCAATGGCCGGGGCCATCGCCCTGGATGTCCCCCCCGAAGAGATAGGCCCGCGCGTCGAGGACATTTTTGTCCGGTCAGGGGCGATGCGGCGCGTCACGGTCCCGAAATACGGGTTTCTGGATCACAAGGTGCTGGATGCCGCCCTGCAGAAGCATTACGGCGACGATCCGATCGAGGATCTGTGGCTGCCCTATTACGCCGTGGCCGCCGACCTGTCGGCGATGGACAAGATCGAGATCCGGCGCGGCCCCTTGTGGGAGGCCGTGCGCGCCTCGTCCGCGATCCCCGGGATCCTGCCGGCCTTTTTCACCAGCGCCGGGCAGATGCTGACCGATGGCGGCTGCATCGACAACATGCCGTTTCGCACCATGCACCGGCTCAAGACCGGCCCGAACCTGGTGTCCAATGTCCAGAAGGAAACCGGCACCCGCTATCATGTGGATTACGCCAAGCTGCCCGGCCGGGCCGAG comes from Roseibacterium elongatum DSM 19469 and encodes:
- a CDS encoding patatin-like phospholipase family protein, giving the protein MAVTDAFAPEGLFAVLEEAGPLAELARRPVPRGTRLIAEGTEARAMYLVETGRFRVERDGIPLAEIGAGGVLGEIAFFTGQTRSADVIAARDSVVVEIDRATYDALCDAVPDLAHAISAELARRLAATSARVVPDPGRPPARTFCLVPAAHAPLPARFVPELAKVIGTYHSVATVTEADFRAALPAGTAPDSPEAITWLNAQERAADIVLFVATPEAEEWSRAALKQADQAVIVAQAIRFEPPSQLEAMALDLLPQDQRRLVLIHPHRMQHATGTARWLDSRPVFLHHHVALTDDAEDIARLGRFLSGQAIGMVLSGGGAFGVAHVGIWRALREAGLPLDIVGGTSVGAAMAGAIALDVPPEEIGPRVEDIFVRSGAMRRVTVPKYGFLDHKVLDAALQKHYGDDPIEDLWLPYYAVAADLSAMDKIEIRRGPLWEAVRASSAIPGILPAFFTSAGQMLTDGGCIDNMPFRTMHRLKTGPNLVSNVQKETGTRYHVDYAKLPGRAELLKRTVMPFGKGAPRAPGVISTVMRSLLVGQSDMLKAMNPTDLMLRPPGLKGAGFLAWNRHRLFYEMAYQFATDTFAELEAAGDPAFAALTTAARPG
- a CDS encoding carboxymuconolactone decarboxylase family protein, giving the protein MTWTDKAKDMRNDLRALNRTIPDATKGFGTLSKAVKENGVLDLKTKEFVALGISIAVRCEPCIIFHVEAAINAGTTREELGDVLAMAVQMGGGPSLMYAAKALAVYDEMTGT